A single Muntiacus reevesi chromosome 9, mMunRee1.1, whole genome shotgun sequence DNA region contains:
- the LYVE1 gene encoding lymphatic vessel endothelial hyaluronic acid receptor 1 produces the protein MAKFFSLGLLLASIWTTRHLVQGSLHSEELIVSGPCRIMGVTLVTKKTQPLLNFTEAQEACRLMGLTLASQDQVEEARKFGFETCSYGWVKNQFVVIPRIISNPKCGKSGVGVVIWRSSLSSRHRAYCHNSSDTWINSCLPEIITTDDPLFNTETATYTTKMMVTTKMIVSDSTHSALSTDGPDYVTTTGAPPPASTSTPRKRKLICITEAFMETSTIATERESDIQNRPAFKNEAVGFGGVPTALLVLALLFFAAAAGLAVCNVKRYVKAFPFTNKNQQKEMIETKVVKEEKADDSNPNEESKKMNKKPEEPKSPPKTTVRCLEAEV, from the exons ATGGCCAAGTTCTTCAGTCTGGGGTTGCTTCTTGCCTCCATCTGGACCACAAGGCACCTGGTCCAAGGCTCTCTCCACTCAGAAG AACTTATCGTCTCAGGACCATGCAGAATCATGGGGGTCACCCTTGTGACCAAAAAGACACAGCCGCTTCTGAATTTCACAGAAGCCCAGGAGGCCTGTAGGCTCATGGGACTCACTTTGGCCAGTCAAGACCAGGTTGAAGAAGCACGGAAATTTGGCTTTGAGACTTGCAG CTATGGATGGGTTAAAAATCAGTTCGTGGTCATCCCTCGAATTATCTCCAACCCCAAGTGTGGGAAGAGCGGGGTGGGCGTCGTGATTTGGAGAAGTTCACTCAGCAGTAGGCACAGGGCCTACTGTCACAACTCATCTG ATACTTGGATTAACTCATGCCTTCCAGAAATAATCACCACTGATGATCCCTTATTCAACACTGAAACTGCAACATACACAACGAAAATGATGGTCACAACAAAAATGATAGTCAGTGACAGTACACACTCAGCATTGTCTACTGACGGTCCTGACTATGTTACAACGACTGGGGCTCCCCCTCCGGCGTCCACTTCTACTCCacggaaaagaaaattaatttgcatAACAGAAGCTTTTATGGAAACTAGCACCATAGCTACAGAAAGAGAATCAGATATTCAAAATAGACCAGCCTTCAAGAATGAAGCTGTTGGGTTTGGAG GTGTTCCCACAGCCCTGCTGGTTCTCGCGCTCCTCTTCTTTGCTGCCGCAGCTGGCCTCGCAGTTTGCAACGTCAAAAG GTATGTGAAGGCATTCCCTTTTACAAATAAGAACCAGCAGAAGGAAATGATAGAAACTAAagtagtgaaagaggagaaggcCGATGATAGCAACCCTAATGAGGaatcaaagaaaatgaataaaaaaccaGAGGAGCCCAAGAGTCCACCCAAAACCACAGTGCGATGCCTGGAAGCTGAAGTTTAG
- the LOC136174342 gene encoding large ribosomal subunit protein eL21-like has protein sequence MTNTKGKRRGTRYMFSRPFRKHGVVPLATYMRIYKKGDIVDIKGMGTVQKGMPHKCYHGKTGRVYNVTQHAVGIIVNKQVKGKILAKRINVRIEHIKHSKSRDSFLKHVKENDQKKKEVKEKGTWVQLKRQPAPPREAHFVRTNGKEPELLEPIPYEFMA, from the coding sequence ATGACCAacacaaagggaaagaggaggggcaCCCGCTACATGTTCTCTAGGCCTTTTAGAAAACATGGAGTTGTTCCTTTGGCCACATACATGCGAATCTACAAGAAGGGTGATATTGTAGATATCAAGGGAATGGGTACTGTTCAAAAAGGAATGCCCCACAAATGTTACCATGGCAAAACTGGGAGAGTCTACAATGTTACCCAGCATGCTGTTGGCATCATTGTAAACAAACAAGTTAAGGGCaagattcttgccaagagaattaaTGTGCGTATCGAGCATATTAAGCACTCTAAGAGCCGAGATAGCTTCCTAAAACATGTGAaggaaaatgatcagaaaaagaaggaagtcaaagaGAAAGGGACTTGGGTTCAGCTGAAGCGCCAGCCTGCTCCACCCAGAGAAGCACACTTTGTGAGGACCAATGGAAAGGAACCTGAACTGTTGGAACCCATTCCCTATGAATTCATGGCCTGA